The Arachis ipaensis cultivar K30076 chromosome B07, Araip1.1, whole genome shotgun sequence genome includes a window with the following:
- the LOC107606655 gene encoding putative serine/threonine-protein kinase-like protein CCR3: MKIPANATVAVISVLFVFSIIAPSSYALGSGTTLAVTDASFENLAVGDSQVCATVVGTGTATCWRTGRSKGSDFSSGSDRFASISSGSGFSCGILKESSRIRCWGSNASVADSIESEFRNVSMLSIVAGGSHLCGLNSTGFLVCKGSNSFGQIEVPHQGVAFEYSGLALGDSHSCAIRRSNGSVFCWGDNGIFNANFTKGVSFEVIVSGSDFICGLTTRNFSVLCWGPGWSNGSDSDSDSDVVVPFLSPILPGPCVQSSCSECGIYPQSQYLCSGFGNICKPKPCGAQVPVMPARPPAVVPLPAAAPSSRSKTLTTGLLAFAIVGSVGAIAGVCTLLYCLWNGVCLGKKKIHNSVQPTITRGGSSNNGGAVQSNSPLSRSMTVRRQGSRIMRRQRSGTSSAKHPDKAEEFTLADLSAATNNFSPENKIGAGSFGIVYRGKLADGREVAIKRGETETGTKMKKFQEKESAFESELAFLSRLHHKHLVRLVGFCDEKDEKLLVYEYMKNGALYDHLHGKNNVDKNSSVLNSWRMRIKIALDASRGIEYLHNYAVPSIIHRDIKSSNILIDATWTARVSDFGLSLMSPESDIDFRPTKAAGTVGYIDPEYYGLNVLTAKSDVYGLGVVLLELLTGKRAIFKIDETSGTPVSIVDFAVPAIKVGELAKILDPRVAPPELNEMEALELVAYTAMHCVNLEGKDRPTMADIVANLERALSLCESSSHGSISSGTISVVSE; this comes from the coding sequence ATGAAGATTCCCGCCAACGCTACCGTCGCCGTCATCTCCGTCTTGTTCGTCTTCTCCATAATAGCGCCATCCTCGTATGCCCTTGGCTCAGGCACCACCCTCGCTGTAACTGACGCCTCATTCGAGAATCTCGCCGTCGGGGACTCCCAGGTTTGCGCCACGGTTGTGGGAACCGGAACGGCGACGTGTTGGAGAACCGGTAGAAGCAAAGGTTCCGACTTTTCATCTGGGTCGGACCGGTTCGCGTCCATATCATCAGGGTCGGGTTTTTCATGTGGTATTTTGAAGGAAAGTTCTCGAATTCGGTGTTGGGGAAGTAACGCTTCCGTTGCGGATTCCATAGAGAGTGAGTTTCGAAACGTTTCAATGTTGAGCATTGTGGCTGGCGGTTCACACTTGTGTGGTTTGAATTCAACTGGGTTTTTGGTGTGTAAAGGAAGTAACAGTTTTGGGCAAATTGAGGTTCCTCATCAAGGTGTTGCTTTTGAGTATTCTGGTTTGGCTCTCGGTGATTCTCATAGTTGTGCTATTAGAAGATCCAATGGTTCTGTTTTTTGTTGGGGTGACAACGGAATTTTCAATGCTAATTTCACAAAAGGTGTGTCTTTTGAGGTTATTGTTTCTGGGTCTGATTTTATCTGTGGATTAACGACAAGAAATTTCTCTGTTTTGTGTTGGGGTCCTGGTTGGTCAAATggttctgattctgattctgattctgatgtTGTGGTTCCTTTTTTGTCTCCGATTCTTCCGGGTCCTTGTGTTCAATCTTCTTGCAGTGAGTGTGGTATCTATCCTCAATCTCAATACTTGTGTTCTGGTTTTGGTAACATTTGTAAGCCTAAGCCTTGTGGGGCTCAAGTGCCGGTGATGCCGGCTAGGCCTCCTGCGGTGGTGCCATTGCCGGCGGCGGCGCCATCTTCTCGGTCAAAGACCTTGACAACAGGGTTGTTGGCATTTGCCATAGTTGGATCAGTGGGTGCTATTGCTGGAGTTTGCACTCTGCTTTATTGCTTGTGGAATGGTGTTTGTTTAGGGAAGAAGAAAATTCATAATTCTGTTCAACCAACCATTACTAGAGGTGGCAGTTCCAATAATGGTGGGGCCGTTCAATCCAATAGCCCGCTGTCGAGATCAATGACCGTTAGGCGTCAGGGATCGAGGATAATGCGGCGGCAGAGAAGTGGAACCTCGTCAGCCAAACATCCAGACAAGGCTGAGGAGTTCACCCTGGCTGATCTTAGTGCTGCCACCAATAACTTTTCACCCGAAAACAAGATTGGGGCTGGAAGCTTTGGCATTGTGTACCGAGGAAAACTCGCTGATGGACGCGAGGTGGCGATCAAGAGAGGGGAAACAGAAACAGGTACCAAGATGAAGAAGTTTCAAGAGAAAGAGAGCGCGTTCGAGTCGGAATTAGCCTTCTTGTCACGACTACACCACAAGCATTTGGTTAGGTTAGTAGGATTCTGTGATGAAAAAGATGAAAAGCTCTTAGTTTATGAGTACATGAAGAATGGAGCATTGTATGATCATTTGCATGGCAAGAACAATGTGGATAAGAATAGTAGTGTCTTGAATTCTTGGAGAATGAGGATCAAAATCGCATTGGACGCTTCGCGAGGGATTGAGTATCTCCATAATTATGCAGTTCCTTCTATAATTCACCGAGATATCAAGTCTTCCAATATCCTTATTGATGCCACTTGGACAGCAAGAGTATCCGATTTCGGATTGTCATTGATGAGTCCGGAATCTGATATTGATTTCCGGCCAACAAAGGCAGCCGGAACAGTCGGATACATCGATCCTGAGTACTATGGTCTAAATGTATTGACAGCAAAGAGTGATGTCTATGGTCTTGGAGTGGTGCTGCTAGAACTCTTAACCGGAAAGCGAGCCATATTCAAAATCGACGAAACTTCAGGCACCCCGGTGAGCATAGTGGACTTTGCCGTGCCTGCGATCAAGGTTGGGGAATTGGCGAAAATTTTGGACCCAAGGGTTGCGCCGCCTGAGTTGAATGAAATGGAAGCTCTGGAGCTTGTGGCCTATACTGCCATGCATTGTGTGAATTTGGAGGGAAAGGATAGACCAACAATGGCTGACATTGTGGCAAATTTGGAGCGCGCTTTATCCCTTTGTGAAAGTAGTAGCCATGGCAGCATTTCCAGTGGTACAATCTCTGTTGTATCAGAATAA
- the LOC107606654 gene encoding uncharacterized protein LOC107606654: MEFTVSKWQIAPIEDPAIPQEFYFGDCVSIVMNCTEELIQITPQSNPNFSSTTTTANKTILVSSNILCSCTPLTVTDLNRKDTILLHKIFSSAPVSSELLDQILPDIGRIARRILRRRHQGCDSYTPEIVVNLHVTTHIIVQDSDIYDDDAECAICLEKFGDGNEDSSVGVVRTNCSHVFHDRCMLCWLQCCDNCQWPYSCPLCRCIIFPTSHSHDE, encoded by the coding sequence ATGGAATTCACCGTTTCTAAGTGGCAAATAGCTCCGATTGAAGACCCAGCCATACCACAAGAGTTTTATTTCGGTGATTGTGTCTCCATCGTTATGAATTGCACCGAGGAACTGATCCAAATTACCCCTCAGTCAAACCCAAACTTTTCTTCGACTACAACTACAGCCAATAAAACAATCTTGGTTTCCTCAAATATCCTATGTAGTTGTACTCCACTCACAGTTACAGACCTTAACAGAAAAGACACAATCTTATTACATAAAATCTTTTCTTCAGCGCCGGTATCCTCTGAGTTATTGGACCAAATTTTACCTGACATAGGCAGAATTGCAAGAAGGATTCTAAGGCGGCGCCATCAAGGGTGTGACTCCTACACGCCGGAGATTGTTGTGAACCTTCATGTTACCACGCACATTATTGTTCAAGATTCTGATATCTATGATGATGATGCTGAATGCGCTATTTGCTTGGAGAAGTTTGGCGATGGTAATGAAGATTCAAGTGTAGGAGTTGTTCGCACAAATTGCTCGCATGTTTTCCATGATCGCTGCATGCTCTGCTGGCTCCAATGTTGTGACAACTGTCAGTGGCCGTATTCTTGTCCATTGTGCCGCTGCATCATATTTCCAACTTCACATAGTCACGATGAATAG